Part of the Pieris brassicae chromosome 5, ilPieBrab1.1, whole genome shotgun sequence genome is shown below.
ccaaaaaaaattacccgTCGAAAACACTCCGACAGACTCTGTGAAGCGGTTTTAATTCCTCGACAATTAATATACCAAAGTGCGCAATTCATATTTATCATTGTTATAATGTGGAAATAAGCGGCCGTGTGTCGCAATAGAAATCCTTCCAACAATGCACACAGACTCAGCAGGAAACAAACCGCTAATAACAGACATCCAACacttattattacaatagtcGTCTTCAAATTCGGGAATTGAAGGTTCTCTCCCGTAACGCGGTAATACCTTACCtggaataaacaaaataatatacgccTATCATGAAATTCCGTAGTTATGTTACAATGCCTCAAGCGTAAACgcgatatttaattatgttgaaaTTTGTACACAAAGGTCCTTGTTTCTCGAAGTTTCCCGAATAATCCGATGTCGACATTTCCAATACGAGTTTTCCGATTTAATAGTGCTTGCCTATAAAGGTTCTGTTTGGTTTTCATATTCCGCGACTCATGactaaatttactaataaaattatatagcgACCAGACAAATGTGTTTATATAGAATTTCCGTTTCAACATACACTGTGATATATCTTATTGGAATGGAAGCTACACATCTCTGTGGGCATTTTATTGATTACTATTTATGGATAAGTGACTAGACTTTGCCCCTAATAcgcatatttataaacaataaggCGCGTTATTTAAGGAGTGTAAGTATATTACTTCGTAGCCCAATcgtaaatataattcttagCTACAATTCACAGCATaatatgaaaactttttcACGAAATATTAGTAGTATAGTATTAGACTAaacaactattttataatataaccaaAGTATTCAAATGTACTATGGGACTgcgtttaataatttacaagtGTTATAAAGATTTCTTTACTTGGAATTTCCCCCAGCTGGTCTTATAAATAGCAACTTGGTTCGCCACCCCCCAACCGACGAAGGGTATCCAAAAATGCGGTACCAGAAATGCTACAAATATCACAGCGTAAATATAATCGTCGAACTTTCTAATGGACCTTAATATCATCACTCTTTCGTATCCAACAAATAGGACAACCACTGtagctataatataaaagcaaaTCGCGTAGGCCGTGGCTCTGGACCTCCAGCTAAATGTTATCGTTcctgtaaacaaaatatttgttactttaATTTGAAAGGTCAACATATTGTTCTGTTCTCTGTAGTCGTTAATGATGTTGTGAGCGCAGATAAATAAAGtagatttagatttttttttttaatatttacaatttatttaaacattattatataatgtaaaaatatatgtactgACCAATGTCTTggtgtttataataaaattcattatatttataggttGTTATATCTACTAAGAACACATAGGTACAtctatacacatttattagtgtatttaaataaactataatcgCGATTTTCGCCTACATAAACACGGAAAGAGAATAATAATCATAGATCACAAACAAATACCTAGGCTTATACAACATTtcgtaaagtaataattaaattaggtCACCTGGTCGGGAACGCGTTATTGGCATAACAGCAAGAGCTCTGAACAGCACCAGTAATAGCTTATGATCCCGGTAGAACTGATCATGAATCTCACAAGTATCCGAGTCCTGGGACGAAAGCATATAACGTTGTTCACGTTCCTACGAGAAAATATTTTGGTTACTTTGTTGGTTAGCTAGTTAATAGTATGGAATAATAGATTTGA
Proteins encoded:
- the LOC123709721 gene encoding gustatory and odorant receptor 22-like isoform X3, producing the protein MLSSQDSDTCEIHDQFYRDHKLLLVLFRALAVMPITRSRPGTITFSWRSRATAYAICFYIIATVVVLFVGYERVMILRSIRKFDDYIYAVIFVAFLVPHFWIPFVGWGVANQVAIYKTSWGKFQVRYYRVTGENLQFPNLKTTIVIISVGCLLLAVCFLLSLCALLEGFLLRHTAAYFHIITMINMNCALWYINCRGIKTASQSLSECFRRVIFFGLPNESMFVCIMLHLSSSSFIQYDDVSLECTAHLISSYRYLWLNLSELLQSLGNAYARTYSTYCLFMFFNITIAIYGALSEIVDHGFGFTFKEMGLFVDAAYCSTLLFIFADCSHKSTLKVAAGVQDTLLSIDVLSVDRPTQKEIDHFIQAIEMNPAVVSLKGYAHVNRELLTSAISMIAIYLIVLLQFKISLPKEPQIK
- the LOC123709721 gene encoding gustatory and odorant receptor 22-like isoform X2 → MIPDHLFDEGINNSLLQKDMECVKKHRDVYEKSQRDYEREQRYMLSSQDSDTCEIHDQFYRDHKLLLVLFRALAVMPITRSRPGTITFSWRSRATAYAICFYIIATVVVLFVGYERVMILRSIRKFDDYIYAVIFVAFLVPHFWIPFVGWGVANQVAIYKTSWGKFQVRYYRVTGENLQFPNLKTTIVIISVGCLLLAVCFLLSLCALLEGFLLRHTAAYFHIITMINMNCALWYINCRGIKTASQSLSECFRRDVSLECTAHLISSYRYLWLNLSELLQSLGNAYARTYSTYCLFMFFNITIAIYGALSEIVDHGFGFTFKEMGLFVDAAYCSTLLFIFADCSHKSTLKVAAGVQDTLLSIDVLSVDRPTQKEIDHFIQAIEMNPAVVSLKGYAHVNRELLTSAISMIAIYLIVLLQFKISLPKEPQIK